One Mycolicibacterium sarraceniae genomic window carries:
- a CDS encoding acyl-CoA thioesterase gives MPSWIADLVRLDRHGQTFHTSATSGVGPRLYGGLIAAQALAAAAATVDSGRLPQSLHAYFIKGGRIGVDIEFTVEITRDGRSFNTRRVTAVQDGTAIFEMMASFHLPETTTDWQRPDPLAVELSDATIVTTLPVRWADHFDIRVAPGHHGHDDWPVQPFWFRTREPIEDDSILRACALTFISDLGLVSSARPPDGGRPSPGGAASLDHALWLHRPTDPSHWHLYDASAVSHSDARGLARGSIHRGDGTLIASVAQESLWRT, from the coding sequence ATGCCGAGCTGGATCGCGGACTTGGTCCGGCTCGACCGCCATGGGCAGACCTTTCATACCTCGGCAACATCCGGGGTCGGCCCCCGGTTGTACGGCGGGTTGATCGCAGCGCAGGCGCTGGCTGCCGCTGCCGCCACCGTCGACTCCGGTCGACTGCCGCAATCGCTGCACGCCTACTTCATCAAAGGCGGACGGATCGGTGTCGATATCGAGTTCACCGTGGAAATCACGCGCGACGGCCGCTCTTTCAACACCCGTCGAGTCACCGCAGTGCAGGACGGCACCGCGATCTTCGAGATGATGGCGTCGTTCCACCTGCCGGAGACCACCACCGACTGGCAGCGCCCGGACCCGCTCGCGGTCGAATTATCGGACGCGACAATCGTCACAACGCTGCCAGTGCGGTGGGCCGATCACTTCGACATCCGGGTCGCGCCCGGACACCATGGTCACGACGACTGGCCGGTCCAGCCGTTCTGGTTTCGGACCCGCGAGCCGATCGAGGACGATTCGATATTGCGGGCCTGCGCACTGACATTCATCTCTGACCTAGGTCTGGTGTCCTCGGCGCGACCACCGGACGGTGGCCGCCCCAGTCCTGGGGGTGCGGCCAGCCTCGACCACGCCCTCTGGTTGCACCGGCCCACCGACCCCTCTCATTGGCATTTGTACGACGCCTCTGCGGTAAGTCACAGCGACGCGCGGGGCTTGGCGCGCGGGTCAATTCACCGCGGTGACGGTACCCTGATCGCCAGTGTCGCCCAGGAATCACTCTGGCGAACCTAA
- a CDS encoding transporter substrate-binding domain-containing protein, with protein MDRGCTNRMGPLSFGALALVAAIATSGTLAPSAGAAGDPAALKICTTGDYPPLTYRDPSTGRYSGVDIDMAHDLADHLGRTPVFVASTWPTLMANVTAPGMCDIAMGGITDTPERRRSADVTEPYLSSGKTPVVAAANAGRFSSIEDIDQPGVRVIENSGGTNEQFARKNFPTAQITIWPDNTTIFDQLAAGNADVMVTDAVEAIYQSSLHPELVAQHPEQPFTSEVKAYLLPAGSPIAGEANAWLAGALSDGTFAGIYQRWLHTPAPEAPR; from the coding sequence ATGGATCGCGGGTGCACGAACCGCATGGGGCCGTTGAGCTTTGGCGCACTCGCTCTCGTTGCGGCCATCGCGACGTCCGGCACCCTCGCGCCATCGGCCGGGGCAGCCGGCGACCCGGCCGCCCTGAAAATCTGCACCACCGGCGATTACCCACCGCTGACCTACCGTGACCCGTCAACCGGGCGCTACAGCGGAGTCGACATCGACATGGCCCATGATCTGGCTGATCACCTTGGCCGAACACCGGTGTTCGTGGCCAGCACCTGGCCGACGCTGATGGCGAATGTGACCGCACCCGGAATGTGCGATATTGCGATGGGCGGGATCACCGACACTCCGGAACGGCGTCGCAGCGCTGACGTCACCGAGCCATATCTGTCCAGCGGAAAGACACCGGTGGTGGCCGCGGCCAACGCTGGCCGCTTCTCGTCGATCGAGGACATCGACCAGCCGGGCGTGCGGGTGATCGAGAACAGCGGCGGCACCAACGAACAGTTCGCCCGCAAGAACTTCCCGACCGCTCAGATCACGATCTGGCCGGATAACACCACGATCTTCGATCAGCTCGCGGCGGGCAATGCCGACGTGATGGTCACTGATGCGGTGGAGGCGATCTATCAGTCTTCGCTGCACCCGGAATTGGTGGCGCAGCACCCGGAGCAGCCGTTCACCTCGGAGGTCAAGGCCTACCTGCTGCCCGCCGGCAGCCCGATCGCCGGCGAGGCGAATGCGTGGCTGGCGGGCGCGCTCAGCGACGGAACGTTCGCCGGGATCTACCAGCGCTGGCTGCACACACCAGCGCCCGAGGCGCCACGGTAG
- a CDS encoding acyl-CoA thioesterase domain-containing protein gives MNSSMDLSERTAAASSAIGIRPAYFVQQANGSFRPTRSAAASWSDGVLSGQAIAGLAASALERKYGAIGYLPARLTLDLLKPARAVPTYTQTRLIRHGHRMRTAECDIIQDDWIVARATLLQYRQTPAAVDDQWESAMSVIAPEGGEKAENHPLYVGGDRTGWNPMGARNHSTGRKRAYYGGLDAVAGLPATPFVRSAVVAEAAANLVTDLGAGGIGYVNGDLTVALTRPPHGVFIGVQADTQFSENGVSVGSATLFDDDGAFGTSMVTAMANPAARMEISGRG, from the coding sequence ATGAACAGCAGCATGGATTTGTCGGAACGCACGGCAGCGGCGTCCAGCGCGATCGGCATCCGCCCCGCCTATTTCGTGCAGCAGGCGAACGGGAGTTTCCGGCCGACGAGGTCGGCCGCGGCCTCCTGGAGCGACGGCGTGCTCAGCGGTCAGGCGATCGCCGGCCTCGCGGCGTCGGCGCTGGAACGCAAGTACGGCGCGATCGGATACCTGCCCGCCCGGCTGACCCTCGATCTGCTCAAACCAGCCCGCGCCGTCCCGACCTACACCCAGACCCGGCTGATTCGGCACGGCCACCGGATGCGGACGGCCGAATGCGACATCATCCAGGACGACTGGATCGTGGCGCGGGCAACGCTGTTGCAGTACCGCCAGACTCCCGCAGCGGTGGACGATCAGTGGGAATCGGCGATGAGCGTCATCGCGCCGGAGGGCGGGGAGAAGGCCGAGAACCATCCGCTGTACGTCGGCGGTGACCGAACCGGTTGGAACCCAATGGGCGCACGGAACCACAGCACTGGACGCAAGCGTGCCTACTACGGCGGCCTCGACGCGGTGGCGGGCCTGCCCGCCACGCCATTCGTCCGCTCCGCAGTCGTCGCCGAGGCGGCCGCCAATCTGGTAACCGATTTGGGGGCCGGCGGAATCGGCTACGTCAACGGCGACCTGACGGTGGCACTGACACGGCCGCCCCATGGCGTGTTCATCGGCGTGCAGGCCGACACCCAGTTCTCCGAGAACGGGGTGTCGGTGGGCAGCGCCACCCTGTTCGACGACGACGGCGCATTCGGCACCAGCATGGTCACCGCGATGGCCAACCCCGCGGCCCGGATGGAGATCAGCGGACGCGGCTAA
- a CDS encoding Tex family protein has protein sequence MTSSPTVKSVNARLAEELAVAETQVAAAVRLLDEGATVPFIARYRKEVTGSLDDGQLRDLEERLRYLRELDERRDAVLASIEEQGKLTDELRAALLAADTKSRVEDIYLPYKPKRRTKAQIAREAGLEPLADRLLADPAVAPESAAADFLTADVTDAAAALDGARHILVERAAEDAELVGAIRAKFWSQGVLRTTPHSEESAKTQAAQKFRDYFEFSERLEDMPSHRVLAVMRGEKEQALALRFDGGSDDAYEVMVAQSLGVDLSANAAATPWLATTVRLAWRTRLMISGAVDARMRLRQRAEDDAVAVFAKNLKDLLLAAPAGTRTTLGLDPGFRTGVKVAVVDPTGKVLDTCAIYPHAPQRQWDSAKAILAALVARHGVELVAIGNGTASRETDALATELIADIRAAGAAAPAKAMVSEAGASVYSASAYAARELPSLDVTVRGAVSIARRLQDPLAELVKIEPKSIGVGQYQHDVSPGTLARSLNAVVEDAVNAVGVDLNTASVPLLSRVSGVTETLAEAIVAHREKTGPFRSRSALLDVARLGPKAFEQCAGFLRIRGGDDALDASGVHPEAYPVVRRILDRSGIALAELIGNERSLRSLKPADFADDRFGVPTVTDILAELEKPGRDPRPAFSTATFAAGVEKVADLKVGMVLEGVVTNVAAFGAFVDVGVHQDGLVHVSAMSDRFVSDPHEVVRSGQVVRVKVLEVDVDRQRIGLTLRLGDAPKANQAKGSGKASAPSGRGQRRQPGRGGDGGRRDNTNRSSGSMAQALRDAGFGR, from the coding sequence GTGACTTCGAGCCCAACCGTCAAATCTGTGAATGCCCGTCTTGCTGAGGAGCTCGCGGTAGCCGAGACGCAGGTGGCCGCTGCTGTGCGGCTGCTCGACGAGGGGGCGACCGTGCCGTTCATCGCCCGCTACCGCAAGGAAGTCACCGGCAGCCTCGACGACGGACAGCTCCGCGATCTCGAGGAGCGTTTGCGGTATCTGCGGGAGCTCGATGAGCGGCGCGATGCGGTGCTGGCCTCCATCGAGGAGCAGGGCAAGTTGACCGACGAACTGCGAGCTGCGTTGCTCGCGGCCGACACCAAATCGCGGGTCGAGGACATCTACCTGCCGTACAAACCCAAGCGGCGCACCAAAGCTCAGATCGCCCGAGAAGCCGGCCTGGAGCCTCTCGCCGATCGGTTGCTCGCCGATCCGGCCGTCGCTCCGGAAAGCGCGGCCGCAGACTTCCTCACTGCCGATGTCACCGACGCTGCGGCGGCACTGGATGGCGCACGACACATCCTTGTCGAGCGGGCCGCCGAAGACGCCGAGCTGGTTGGCGCGATCCGGGCCAAGTTCTGGTCCCAAGGCGTGTTGCGGACCACGCCCCATTCCGAGGAGTCCGCGAAAACCCAAGCCGCACAGAAATTTCGTGACTACTTCGAGTTCAGCGAACGGTTGGAGGATATGCCGTCGCATCGGGTGCTCGCCGTAATGCGCGGCGAGAAGGAGCAGGCGCTTGCATTACGTTTCGACGGCGGTAGCGACGATGCCTACGAGGTGATGGTCGCCCAGTCGCTAGGCGTCGACCTGTCGGCCAATGCGGCCGCGACGCCATGGCTGGCCACCACCGTCCGATTGGCCTGGCGCACCAGGCTGATGATCTCCGGGGCGGTGGATGCGCGGATGCGGCTGCGCCAGCGCGCCGAGGACGATGCGGTGGCGGTATTCGCCAAGAATCTCAAGGATCTACTGCTGGCTGCTCCCGCCGGTACCCGCACCACGCTCGGACTGGATCCCGGTTTCCGTACCGGCGTCAAGGTCGCCGTCGTCGATCCGACCGGCAAGGTGCTCGACACCTGCGCGATCTACCCGCACGCGCCGCAGCGCCAATGGGATTCGGCCAAGGCGATCTTGGCTGCACTGGTCGCTCGCCACGGCGTCGAGCTGGTCGCGATCGGCAACGGCACCGCATCGCGAGAGACGGACGCGTTAGCCACCGAACTCATCGCAGATATCCGCGCCGCCGGCGCGGCCGCGCCGGCGAAGGCAATGGTCAGCGAAGCCGGCGCGTCGGTCTACTCGGCGTCGGCCTACGCGGCCCGTGAGCTGCCGAGCCTGGATGTGACGGTGCGCGGAGCGGTGTCGATCGCACGACGGCTGCAGGATCCGCTCGCGGAGCTGGTGAAGATCGAGCCGAAGTCGATCGGTGTCGGCCAATATCAGCACGACGTCAGTCCGGGCACGCTCGCACGCAGCCTCAACGCCGTGGTGGAGGATGCGGTCAACGCTGTCGGCGTCGACCTGAACACCGCGTCGGTTCCGCTGCTCTCACGGGTGTCCGGGGTGACCGAAACGCTGGCCGAAGCGATCGTCGCGCACCGCGAGAAGACCGGGCCGTTCCGCAGCCGCAGTGCGTTGCTCGATGTTGCACGTCTGGGGCCCAAGGCTTTTGAGCAATGTGCGGGATTCCTGCGGATCCGTGGTGGCGACGACGCGCTCGACGCATCGGGTGTCCATCCGGAGGCCTATCCGGTGGTCCGGCGGATCCTGGACCGTTCGGGGATCGCGCTGGCCGAGCTCATCGGCAACGAGCGGTCGTTGCGGTCATTGAAGCCCGCCGACTTCGCCGACGACCGATTCGGTGTACCGACGGTCACCGATATCCTCGCTGAACTGGAAAAGCCGGGGCGCGATCCGCGACCGGCGTTCTCCACTGCGACCTTCGCCGCCGGTGTGGAGAAGGTGGCCGACCTCAAGGTCGGCATGGTGCTCGAAGGTGTCGTCACCAATGTCGCGGCCTTCGGAGCCTTCGTCGACGTTGGTGTGCACCAGGACGGTCTCGTGCACGTGTCGGCGATGTCGGACCGATTCGTCTCCGACCCACACGAGGTGGTGCGATCGGGGCAGGTGGTGCGGGTCAAGGTCTTGGAAGTGGACGTGGACCGCCAGCGGATCGGGTTGACCCTGCGGTTGGGCGATGCACCAAAGGCCAATCAGGCCAAGGGCTCCGGTAAGGCCAGCGCTCCATCCGGTCGCGGCCAGCGTCGCCAGCCCGGCCGTGGCGGCGACGGCGGCCGGCGGGACAACACCAACCGGTCCTCCGGATCGATGGCCCAGGCCTTACGTGATGCCGGTTTCGGCCGGTAG
- a CDS encoding DUF5078 domain-containing protein, which produces MTGLRRRAKLAGMALSAVAAASVITAGPAGADASDDYPIPHRIIITECDTEQYMAAARDTSPVYFERYMIDRSNRPPEVQQLAFDRIHWFFSLDPVARRQYSENTATNVYYEFVATRWGNWAKLFFNNKGVVAKATDVCMNYPKGDMSVWNWV; this is translated from the coding sequence ATGACAGGGTTGAGGCGTCGGGCGAAGCTCGCGGGAATGGCGTTGAGCGCAGTGGCGGCTGCGAGTGTCATCACCGCCGGTCCGGCCGGTGCCGACGCCAGCGACGACTATCCGATCCCGCATCGGATCATCATCACCGAGTGCGACACCGAGCAGTACATGGCCGCGGCGCGCGATACCAGCCCGGTGTACTTCGAGCGGTACATGATCGACCGCAGCAACCGGCCGCCAGAGGTTCAGCAGCTGGCCTTCGACCGCATCCACTGGTTCTTCTCGCTCGACCCGGTGGCTCGTCGCCAGTACTCCGAGAACACCGCGACCAATGTCTACTACGAGTTCGTCGCGACCCGCTGGGGCAACTGGGCCAAGCTGTTCTTCAACAACAAGGGCGTCGTCGCCAAGGCCACCGACGTCTGCATGAACTACCCGAAGGGCGATATGTCGGTCTGGAACTGGGTCTAG
- a CDS encoding FKBP-type peptidyl-prolyl cis-trans isomerase: protein MNSFRVPSAVALAGCTASIALMVAACGSDNSTPSASKTSGAPAVASPVTQAAGPDATCPTAPPANPGAPEWTLPGATGSVAVTGSTDTAAPVVTVTAPFSVAATQVHTLQAGSGPAVAPTASVSVCYMGVNGRDGTVFDSSYQRGEPADFPLDGVVPGFQKAIAGQKVGSTVAVAMVSADGYPDGQPRAGILPGDTLVFAIKILSAS from the coding sequence GTGAATTCCTTCCGCGTGCCCTCCGCCGTCGCACTTGCTGGCTGCACCGCGTCGATCGCCCTGATGGTGGCCGCGTGCGGCTCCGACAACAGCACTCCGTCCGCGAGCAAGACCTCCGGCGCCCCAGCGGTCGCGTCTCCCGTGACCCAGGCGGCCGGACCCGACGCCACCTGCCCGACCGCGCCGCCGGCGAATCCGGGTGCCCCCGAGTGGACATTGCCCGGGGCTACCGGCAGCGTCGCGGTCACCGGATCCACCGATACCGCCGCGCCCGTCGTCACGGTGACCGCGCCGTTCAGCGTCGCTGCCACCCAAGTGCACACGCTGCAGGCTGGTAGCGGACCGGCCGTCGCGCCGACCGCCTCGGTCTCGGTCTGCTACATGGGCGTCAACGGCCGCGACGGGACCGTGTTCGATAGCAGCTATCAGCGTGGAGAGCCGGCCGACTTCCCGCTCGACGGCGTCGTACCGGGCTTCCAGAAGGCGATCGCGGGCCAGAAGGTGGGATCCACCGTCGCGGTTGCCATGGTCTCCGCGGACGGCTACCCGGACGGTCAGCCCAGGGCGGGGATCCTGCCGGGCGACACCCTGGTCTTCGCGATCAAGATCCTTTCCGCCTCGTAG
- a CDS encoding S1C family serine protease, with translation MHPPAYAPSPDMHSQFVRHASQQNPKQRNKSRAGVMVCGTAVVAMVAGAAAVAVVDHVGQPAATVPAPAAAGVVSPKTVSTQPVAQAPVGSVEQVSAKVLPSVVKLQISSGQQSEEGSGIVLSSDGLILTNNHVVAAAAQAATGRGPTASQADPSDDSLGGPGLRPYGRTNGNLKATVTFSDGRTVPFTVVGTDPADDIAVVRAQGASGLTPITIGSSKDLKVGQNVVAVGSPLGLQGTVTTGIVSALDRPVATGDEQSGQHSVMNAIQTDAAINPGNSGGALVDMNGDLIGVNSAIASLGGGQDSPGAQAGSIGLGFAIPVDQAKRIADQLISTGTVQHASLGVQLSSDDTARGALIAGVADGSPAATAGLPKGALITKVDSRVIDGPESLVAAIRSKAPGDDVTVTYNDPSGASQTVQVTLGQLQS, from the coding sequence ATGCATCCGCCTGCGTACGCCCCAAGTCCGGATATGCATAGTCAATTTGTGAGACACGCATCACAGCAAAATCCTAAGCAACGGAACAAATCGCGCGCCGGCGTGATGGTGTGCGGGACGGCGGTCGTTGCCATGGTTGCCGGCGCCGCTGCCGTCGCTGTGGTCGACCATGTCGGACAGCCGGCCGCCACGGTTCCGGCACCGGCCGCCGCGGGAGTTGTTTCTCCGAAGACCGTGTCCACCCAGCCAGTCGCTCAGGCACCCGTCGGATCCGTGGAGCAGGTCTCGGCCAAGGTGCTGCCCAGCGTCGTGAAATTGCAGATCAGCAGTGGCCAGCAGAGCGAAGAGGGGTCCGGGATCGTGCTGAGCTCCGATGGCCTCATCCTGACCAATAACCACGTCGTGGCGGCGGCCGCGCAGGCGGCGACCGGCCGCGGACCGACGGCTTCCCAAGCCGACCCCAGCGACGACAGCCTGGGCGGCCCGGGTCTGCGACCGTATGGCCGCACCAACGGCAACCTGAAGGCCACGGTGACGTTCTCCGACGGCCGGACCGTGCCGTTCACCGTCGTGGGCACCGACCCCGCTGACGACATTGCCGTGGTTCGAGCGCAAGGCGCGTCCGGACTCACCCCGATCACCATCGGATCGTCCAAAGACCTGAAGGTGGGACAGAACGTCGTCGCTGTCGGCTCGCCGCTGGGCCTGCAGGGCACAGTGACCACCGGCATCGTCAGCGCTCTGGACCGTCCGGTCGCGACCGGCGACGAGCAGAGCGGTCAGCATTCGGTGATGAATGCCATCCAGACCGACGCGGCCATCAACCCAGGTAACTCCGGTGGGGCGCTGGTGGACATGAACGGCGATCTGATCGGCGTGAACTCAGCGATCGCATCCCTTGGCGGCGGCCAGGATTCGCCGGGAGCTCAAGCCGGCTCGATCGGCCTTGGCTTCGCCATTCCGGTGGATCAGGCCAAACGCATTGCCGACCAATTGATCTCCACCGGAACTGTCCAGCACGCCTCGCTGGGTGTGCAGCTCAGCTCGGACGACACCGCGCGCGGCGCACTGATCGCGGGAGTCGCGGACGGCAGTCCGGCGGCAACGGCCGGCCTGCCCAAGGGTGCATTGATCACCAAGGTCGACAGCCGTGTGATCGATGGACCGGAGTCGCTCGTCGCGGCGATTCGTTCCAAGGCACCCGGCGATGACGTCACGGTGACCTATAACGATCCGTCGGGGGCATCACAAACCGTCCAGGTGACTCTCGGCCAGCTGCAGTCCTGA
- a CDS encoding S53 family peptidase codes for MKRSARPLWVSFALITAAALTFTAVQLRPHPDWQLPPPISGPFATLLAISTNLGDSQAQSVELTAELRGPERPNRLEEWAAANGLSVRWGTGDRWAVVQGPPAHIASALRVAVHDYRGRAGQVFYASPQQPVVPASLTDTVAGLGRILSYTPYHSNSPSFRPLDVPDHSLPPDSLRTTYNVKPLTEAGYTGKGTTIAVFGFDGFDQADLDMFTATYGLPSLTPEVIGGVPEQRSGESTMDLQVAHAIAPDARKVLVNARTTVAGGSTYVKIAELMASVDQQFPGAIWTLSIGWGCDRMITAADLAPIRGAISTALAHGTTVFDASGDLAGLECKRGHDWSAPPGPADVGLDAVASLPEVTNVGGTTLSTDENYRWLSEQAWSDGPLTQGSGGGVSSLFDRPPWQANISSTTNTVRRLTPDVAAVADSSTGAVIVQHQQLVVGGGTSMAAPLWAGVAAVLNQFLVSNGGRPLGELNPMLYRLKAGATRPGFHDITLGANAVAVSQPGYDMVTGLGSPDVDNLARDILDVQRAPR; via the coding sequence ATGAAGCGGAGCGCGCGGCCATTGTGGGTTTCGTTCGCCCTGATCACCGCCGCAGCACTGACATTCACCGCGGTCCAGCTGCGGCCCCACCCGGATTGGCAGCTGCCCCCACCCATTTCGGGTCCGTTCGCGACCCTGCTGGCGATATCGACGAATCTCGGTGATTCGCAAGCACAGTCGGTCGAACTGACCGCAGAGCTGCGCGGCCCCGAACGTCCCAACCGCCTCGAAGAGTGGGCAGCCGCCAACGGACTGTCGGTTCGCTGGGGCACCGGTGATCGGTGGGCAGTGGTCCAGGGACCGCCTGCGCATATTGCGTCGGCATTACGAGTGGCCGTCCACGACTACCGGGGACGAGCCGGGCAGGTCTTCTACGCTTCACCCCAACAACCCGTCGTCCCCGCATCGCTGACGGACACGGTTGCGGGCCTTGGCAGGATCCTCAGTTACACGCCGTACCACTCGAACAGCCCGTCGTTTCGGCCGTTAGACGTTCCCGATCACAGCCTGCCCCCGGACTCGTTGCGGACGACGTACAACGTCAAGCCGCTAACAGAAGCCGGCTACACCGGCAAAGGCACCACGATCGCGGTGTTCGGATTCGACGGGTTCGACCAAGCCGATCTGGACATGTTCACCGCGACCTACGGACTGCCGAGTCTCACCCCAGAGGTGATCGGTGGGGTGCCTGAGCAACGCAGCGGCGAATCAACGATGGATCTGCAGGTCGCCCACGCGATCGCGCCCGATGCGCGCAAGGTGCTCGTCAACGCACGCACCACGGTCGCCGGCGGAAGCACCTACGTCAAGATCGCCGAGCTTATGGCTTCGGTGGATCAGCAGTTCCCCGGGGCGATATGGACTCTGTCGATCGGCTGGGGGTGCGACCGGATGATCACCGCCGCCGACCTCGCCCCGATCCGGGGCGCAATATCGACCGCTTTGGCCCATGGCACCACCGTGTTCGACGCGAGCGGTGACCTCGCCGGCCTCGAATGCAAACGGGGCCATGACTGGTCAGCACCGCCCGGCCCGGCCGACGTCGGCCTCGACGCTGTCGCCTCCCTGCCCGAGGTGACCAACGTGGGCGGCACCACCTTGTCGACCGACGAGAACTATCGGTGGCTGAGCGAACAGGCATGGAGCGACGGCCCGCTGACCCAGGGAAGTGGGGGCGGGGTATCCAGCCTCTTCGACCGGCCACCGTGGCAGGCCAACATCTCCAGCACGACCAACACCGTACGCAGGCTGACGCCCGATGTTGCCGCGGTTGCCGACAGCTCGACGGGAGCGGTCATCGTGCAACACCAGCAGCTGGTGGTCGGCGGCGGCACATCGATGGCGGCACCCCTCTGGGCCGGCGTGGCCGCGGTGCTGAACCAATTCCTGGTCTCCAACGGCGGGCGGCCGCTGGGGGAGCTCAACCCGATGCTGTACCGCCTCAAAGCCGGTGCAACCCGGCCAGGATTCCACGACATCACGTTGGGCGCCAACGCCGTTGCGGTATCCCAGCCCGGCTACGACATGGTCACCGGGTTAGGCAGCCCCGATGTCGACAACCTGGCCCGCGATATCCTTGATGTACAACGGGCTCCGCGATGA
- a CDS encoding zinc ribbon domain-containing protein, which produces MTEDSDDSARIATMPCRACRHDVPAGRFCARCGARLSLAPGDRPGLLRVSAYAAGPSENVLQPAIVSTLFPHLPLRSRRAFRLSLFLVLAVLIAFCVLQWYVPMVALAIFAPPVLVAIYLVESRVLADLPVWVWALTIGLGIAVAVGWVTLTDAIVQETFSLGLGSQVPTTRLVFDAVVIPFGALLALQLPAIIVRLARAPVRESLHGFAIGLVGATAFTLATDVARMIPQLGGAAVAGDLPIPEMLLQAGVRGITEPLTGLSLSGLVGAGLWYARRDGHDRRGVLAVGGLGVVVGAATYACVGLAEAYRLPPYLQFVVHVVFAVTAVVSLRVGLQLMMLREEHAVVYPELPILCMWCQHVVPDTKVCPACGVASHSASHTSRAARRRDRPQPHTELVEQ; this is translated from the coding sequence ATGACCGAAGATTCTGACGACTCGGCTCGCATTGCGACGATGCCGTGCCGGGCCTGCCGCCATGACGTTCCCGCGGGCAGGTTCTGTGCCCGCTGCGGCGCACGGCTGTCCCTGGCTCCCGGCGATCGCCCCGGACTGCTGCGCGTCAGCGCCTATGCCGCCGGGCCGAGCGAAAACGTGCTGCAGCCCGCCATTGTCAGTACGTTGTTCCCGCACCTGCCGCTGCGATCCCGGCGCGCGTTCCGGCTCAGCCTGTTCCTGGTCTTGGCTGTGCTGATCGCCTTCTGCGTGCTGCAGTGGTACGTGCCGATGGTGGCCCTGGCCATCTTCGCGCCGCCGGTCCTGGTCGCGATCTACCTTGTCGAATCTCGGGTGCTGGCCGATCTTCCGGTGTGGGTCTGGGCGCTGACCATAGGACTCGGTATCGCCGTCGCGGTGGGCTGGGTCACCCTGACCGATGCCATCGTGCAGGAGACGTTCAGCCTTGGGCTGGGCAGCCAAGTCCCGACCACGCGCCTGGTCTTCGATGCGGTGGTGATCCCGTTCGGGGCCTTGCTGGCGTTGCAGCTGCCCGCGATAATCGTCCGCCTGGCCCGAGCTCCCGTCCGAGAATCACTGCACGGCTTTGCCATTGGCCTGGTTGGAGCCACCGCATTCACGCTCGCGACGGACGTGGCGAGGATGATCCCGCAGCTCGGCGGTGCTGCGGTCGCGGGGGACCTGCCCATTCCCGAAATGCTGCTGCAGGCGGGGGTCCGGGGTATCACCGAACCGCTGACCGGCTTGTCGCTCAGTGGTCTTGTGGGCGCGGGCCTGTGGTATGCCAGGCGCGACGGGCACGATCGTCGCGGCGTGCTTGCGGTGGGTGGTCTCGGTGTGGTGGTCGGCGCGGCCACCTACGCCTGCGTCGGCCTCGCCGAGGCCTACCGGTTACCGCCGTATCTCCAATTTGTCGTGCACGTGGTGTTCGCGGTGACCGCCGTCGTCTCGTTGCGGGTGGGCCTGCAACTGATGATGCTGCGGGAGGAACACGCGGTCGTCTATCCGGAGCTGCCGATCCTCTGCATGTGGTGCCAGCACGTGGTACCCGACACCAAGGTCTGTCCGGCATGCGGCGTTGCCTCCCACTCGGCTTCGCACACGTCACGGGCGGCCCGTCGACGCGACCGGCCGCAACCCCACACCGAGTTGGTGGAGCAATGA